The sequence below is a genomic window from Ipomoea triloba cultivar NCNSP0323 chromosome 10, ASM357664v1.
tggttggtggaaaaaaattactgagaatatttccattgtttggttgggtttggaatggtaaggaattataaatataaagatcAAAATGCCCTTTGTAAGTAATGGTTTggctatatatacatgtgtaattaatcaattttgatAAAGGTAAAATAGTCAATGTCTtaatactttcttcccaattggaaaacaaaatacataTCTCAAcctaagaatttgttttccttccttttGGAAAGTCAAATTCcatgaaaaacattttccatccaaccaaacaacataataactcatttttctcaactttttggaaaatcttttctatagaattgatttttcatccaaccaaacatgacATTATAGGCTAAAAGCCTAAAACTGATTAGTGAATCCGTTAGAGAAGGACTATAATTTGGGAAAGTAAGTTTACAGAAGTAAAGAAGGCTTACCCAGGCAGAGAAGTGATAACCAGAGTTGGCGCTAAAATTGATCATCTACGCAGTTGACGACATTTGACATCCTTGGCGAGCGAGCGAGCGAGCgcagatgagatgagatgagatgaggcGAGCAGTTGAGCGGCGGATCCTCAGCCTCCTACACGGCCAAAACACCCGAATCCATCTTACCCAAATCCACGCCCACATCTTACGCCACCTCTTGCACAATTCCAATCAAGTCCTCACCCACTTTGTCTCCGTTTGTGGGTCGCAGAACAAGATGGACTACGCAAATACCATCTTCCAACACTTCCCATACCCCAACATTTTTCTCTTCAATTCCATGATAAAGGGCTTCTCTCTTTGTGGCCCGTTTCTTAACTCCATTGCGCTCTTTTCCGGTATGAAGAATCGTGGAATTTGGGCGGATGAGTACACGCTCGCGCCTTTGCTCAAGGCGTGTTCGAATCTCCCAGATCTCCGATTGGGCCAAGCAGTTCACAAAGAAGCCATTGTGCTTGGTTTTCATAGGTTCACGTCCATAGGTATTGGGATTGTGGAGCTGTACTCGAGCTGTGACCGAATGGTGGATGCAAAGagggtgttcgatgaaatgtctCCAAGAGATGTGATTGTTTGGAATTTGATGGTTCAAGGGTATTGTAGAAGTGGGAATGTGGAGATGGGTTTGAGGGTGTTTAGGCAAATGGATGAGAGGAGCGTTGTTTCTTGGAATATGATGATTTCATGGTTAGCTCGAAGTGGGAGGGATAAGGAAGCTTTGGAGCTCTTCAGAGAGATGAATGGCAATGGATTTGAGGCTGATGAAGCTACTGTGGTCACAGTTTTGCCAATTTGTGCTCGTTTGGGAGAAATTGAAGTGGGGAGTTGGATTCATTCTTATGTTGACTCTAAAGGTCTTATCGGTGACTATGTATCTGTAGGCAATGCATTGGTTGACTTTTACTGCAAATGTGGGGATTTGGAGCCTGCCTCTTTAATATTCAAGGACATGGCTGGAAAGAATGTTGTTTCCTGGAATGCAATGATCTCCGGTTTGGCTTTCAATGGGAAGGCTGAACTTGGGGTTCAGTTGTTTGACAATATGATAAGTGAAGGCACGAGGCCTAACGAATCAACTTTCGTGGGGGTTTTAGCATGTTGCACTCATGCAGGTTTGGTGCAAAGAGGCCGAGTTTTGTTTGCTTCAATGATCACAAATTACGATATTGAGCCAACACTCGAGCATTATGGATGCATGGTCGATCTCTTGGGCCGTAACGGACATGTGCAAGAGGCATATGATTTGATAAAATCGATGCCAATGAAACCAAATGCTGCTGCATTGTGGGGTTCTTTGCTTAGTGCCCTCCGCACTCATGGTGATATGGAACTAGCAGAATGCACCGCTAAGGAACTTATTAGTCTTGAACCTTGGAATTCAGGTAATTATGTACTGCTGTCCAATATTTATGCAGAGCAAGGAAAATGGGATGAAGTTGAGCAGGTGAGAGAGTTGATGAGAGAAAGGAACATTACGAAAGAAGCAGGGCAAAGTATGGTCGGGTAGTTACATCTTACATTAGATGAGGAGGGAGGTGCCTATATTGCTATGAGTCAGCCATTGTTGATTGTTCCCTTACATTTGGTAATAGTTCTCCTGCACAAACAGATAAAGCATTAGCTGTCCCTGTAAGCAATAAGCCATAAGAATGAATGTCCCGGTCGTTATCTTCGATCTGCAACCAGGCTAACTGGTATTCAGTTCTCATGAGAAAGAAATTGGAAACTTACAAAGCAAAGGGGAATAGCAATACTCTACTAGTTTGGATTGGAGGGAACAGATCAGGACGGTTACTCAATGGAATCAAGTACAATAGACTTCAATCTGAAAGAGTTTTATGCATAGTTTTAACCTGAAAATGGATGCTGATAAGTTGGCCCTTTTGGTCGTCCATTTCTGAGAAAGTTAAGAGAGAAATGATGAATAACCCTgactgtttttgtttttcgtATTAGTTAAACTATTTGGCCTAAAAATATGTTTTGAAACTTGACTCTTAAGACCAAATAT
It includes:
- the LOC116032263 gene encoding pentatricopeptide repeat-containing protein At1g09190 gives rise to the protein MRRAVERRILSLLHGQNTRIHLTQIHAHILRHLLHNSNQVLTHFVSVCGSQNKMDYANTIFQHFPYPNIFLFNSMIKGFSLCGPFLNSIALFSGMKNRGIWADEYTLAPLLKACSNLPDLRLGQAVHKEAIVLGFHRFTSIGIGIVELYSSCDRMVDAKRVFDEMSPRDVIVWNLMVQGYCRSGNVEMGLRVFRQMDERSVVSWNMMISWLARSGRDKEALELFREMNGNGFEADEATVVTVLPICARLGEIEVGSWIHSYVDSKGLIGDYVSVGNALVDFYCKCGDLEPASLIFKDMAGKNVVSWNAMISGLAFNGKAELGVQLFDNMISEGTRPNESTFVGVLACCTHAGLVQRGRVLFASMITNYDIEPTLEHYGCMVDLLGRNGHVQEAYDLIKSMPMKPNAAALWGSLLSALRTHGDMELAECTAKELISLEPWNSGNYVLLSNIYAEQGKWDEVEQVRELMRERNITKEAGQSMVG